From the Cololabis saira isolate AMF1-May2022 chromosome 13, fColSai1.1, whole genome shotgun sequence genome, the window CCCCCGTATTCAACGTTGGGCTGTAACATTAATGGCTTATGAATATCACATCATCTACAAGGCTGGAAAATATCATGGAAATGCAGATGCATTGAGCCGTCTGCCTCTGCCGGGGAACCTGGGTCCCAGTGTACCAAAGGAGAGAGTGCTCATGTTGGAGACGTCAGACATCACACTTGTGACCGCAGAGCAGGTGCGTACGTGGACCACAAAGGACCCTGTGCTCTCAAGAGTGAGAGAGATGGTACAGAGAGGTTGGCTGCCGGAACAAGAGGGGTCTGATTTTGCACCTTTCACCGCTCGAAAGAATGAACTGAGTGTGGAAAATGGATGTGTAATGTGGGGTGCCAGAGTGGTTGTTCCAAAGAAGGGACAGGCAGATCTACTGAGACAGCTGCATCAAAGCCATCCAGGTATTTCTAGAATGAAGTCATTAGCACGGAGCTACGTGTGGTGGCCTAAGATGGATCAAGATGTGGAGAACACTGTTAAAGCCTGCAGTGTTTGTCAGGAATACAGAAATGTTCCAGCAGTGGCCCCATTGCACCCCTGGGAATGGCCAGACAGACCCTGGCAGAGAGTACATGTGGATTACGCGGGGCCCTTCATGGGAAGAATGTTTTTCATTCTGATCGATGCCCATTCTAAATGGATGGAAGTATATCCAGTGAACTCTTCTACATCCACGGTGACGATTGAGTGCCTTCTAAAATGTTTCAGTACTCATGGTTTGCCAGAGATTTTGGTTTCGGACAATGCAACAAGCTTTGTTAGCACCGAGTTTAAAGAGTTCATGATGAAAAATGGCATTTCACATGTGACCTCAGCACCTTATCATGCTTCCACTAATGGTCTGGCAGAGCGCGCAGTACAGATTTTCAAGCGCCTAATGAACATGAGTGCAGAGGGAAGCCTGGAGACTAGGGTGTCTAGAGCTTTATTTAGTTACAGAGTGACACCGCAGACCACAACGGGCTTGTCGCCTGCTGAAATGTTGTTGGGAAGGAAGCTGCGATGCACTCTTGATTTGATCCATCCAGATATGGCATGCAGGGTGATGAATAAACAAGAGAAGCAGAAGAACGTACATGACAGAAGAGCTAAAGAAAGAGGCTTTAAAGTGGGTGATTCAGTGCAGGTCATAAATTACAGTCATGGACCAAAATGGGTCCCCGGATTCATAGAGACGGTGACTGGCCCAGTGTCATATACAGTGATGCTGGGGGATGGTAGGGTGGTCCGGAGACATGTGGACCAGATCTGTTCCAGACAGGAGGCATCTGCTAAGTGCACGGGTGACGTCTTACCAGCACCTCTCTGTGCAGGTGAGCCTGCTGTGCTGGGAAGCAGGGCCCCGGACGACCAGGTCAGGGAGAGTATCGGTCCCGATGGTGTGGAGGAaggaactgctgctgctgcggggcAACCAGGGACTGCCGCTGAACCCGCAGAGACTGAAGCACTTGGGGTCTCGCAATCTGGCCCAGAAAACACAGGGGTAGGCCTGAGAAGGTCACAGAGACGAATTAACTTGCCCGGTCGGCTAAAGGACTTTGTGGTTTCCTAGGGGACTTTGGGGTTTTGggtttaagaaaaagaaaaaatgcgaATTTGCATTgtgcttttgtgtgttttttgttttgttttttgggtttattttcaaGCGGGTTGATACAGCCAGTGAGGTTGAGGATGGTTCCACTTGtgtattttgattttgatttctcCTGTGTTTACATTTTGGGGGAGATGTTTAACTACTTAAGGGGGAAAGGGTGTAATAATGTGAAGTACATTTGGGAAGTTACTCTGCCCGGCCTCAAGGTGGCAGCAGTGTTCCTTGCAGGTGAAGCTGCCGACAAGGCAGAGTGAGAGTATGTTCAGTTTACTTGGAGTTTGAAACATGCGGTTATGCTGTTGTTGTTCTGAAGTTGGAATAAAGGTTATGCTGTGAATTAACCACGTAGTCCCTGAAGTTACTACAattctgatggatctatgccGTGATTTACAACCCACTGTATGTTGGAGCGACAGACAAAACGCACCAAAtccatcccagtcacatccaggtccgtccaccctgggatgaaagaatttccccattgtgggactaataaagaaaataaataaataaataattattttacaagCTAATTATcccatacataaatgcaaatggaataacagcaaaccctccattgtacatctgaaaaatgaatgtaaacctGACTTAGCGTCTCTAAaactgatgtgtgaaaaaaacgatattgccaaaagcttatataaaaagatgtctttgtttcttaatttttacccccaaaatgttgaatatccgtagataattgattgtttcgttgcatttgccttttgttgtaaaccgtacagaattttgttcaataaagtttgaaaaaaaaggcaacctcctagcgggagctgttgttgctccatatatggtcatTAGAAAAGGGATcgttgctccatatatggtcatTAATAAAGGgattgttgctccatatatggtcattattaaagggattgttgctccatatatggtcattattaaagggattgttgcTGCCATATATGGTcattattaaagggattgttgctccatatatggtcatTATTAAAGGGAgtgttgctccatatatggtcatTATTAAAGGGAgtgttgctccatatatggtcattattaaagggattgttgctccatatatggtcattattaaagggattgttgctccatatatggtcattattaaagggattgttgctccatatatggtcattattaaagggattgttgctccatatatggtcattattaaagggattgttgctccatatatggtcattattaaagggattgttgctccatatatggtcattattaaagggattgttgcTGCCATATATGGGcattattaaagggattgttgcTACCATATATGGTgaattggaggcgtttctgatgcaaatgacggtaaccgtgcacgagcacggcagttaataacaggtgggatttatcatcactgatgttCGTACGACCGGTGTctgcacgtttgataaattcggatttgtttgtacttacacacattctaaatttcattcctaTGACAGAATTTAGAACCTTTTCTAGGAACGGTtgttaaatgaggccccaggtctgaagaatctacatcaagtcatacaagcttccactgcagcctgaacctgcacaagGTGGaggccgttcatcgctgcttaatGCTTTAATTTTCATTATGCCCGCCGAgttcaaagcatgtcagtttccgtagtgtagtggatGAGTGTCTTTGGGGTCTcagagaccccgctggaggtcctctaaaattcatgagaaccgggctgaggaccgggacttccagccgaccgagtccgagaaaggagCACCGTTatcggacactttttcgtcgatcaccggtcctcgacTGGAAGTCCCgccccgagcgatttagcggtcaaaACTCGGGCCGAATGACACCgctctaccctccagaatattctaaactctctcgtggtGGTCTCGGACTtaagccccccctcccctgaaAGATCCAGCccgtggagctggaggaccatggccctggtaccctaaacacccagacgctactggtaccatggacagcactctgtcagatgctcaggctcAGACATGTTGTGGTTTCAGGTTttctgttaggaccttcagtcagcttctgcaaagaaaataacaaaatcgctatcctcgttagtatagtggacagtatctctgcctgtcacgcagaagaccggggttcgattccccgacggggagacttcttgtttagtacgaGGATACCTACataattaattcaagtaaacaatgctcattaagaaattagactctagagttgctgtctgcctgccaaaaaagcttctcaatgctgcagctggatcagaggaaactctgattgaggtaggattatagacacacagaaaatgtcattgaagatgTTCTGAAGActgaaaatatttctgtcaagtaaaaagaggaattatttaggacagcatagaGCATCACTGGGATAtgaaagtcaacctgcagcagaagttgactgagatatccaaacaaggttttagagggacagagcagatgttgtgtctacatCGGTGGTGGTAAATCTCTttaaaactctggttctttggtcgctctcctcttcttcctcactactgatctgttccagtccttgttctggagctagtgatggttgATCAGTGGTCCAGCACTGAGAGACGGATGAAAATGCAGGATGATAAGAATTAATTTAACTTTATTCCAGGTAGGATCAGAACTGTATCTCCCATTGTCTGAGCTCACGTTATAGCACATTACGTAGAGTGACACTTGCCAGGGAACCATAATAACAGCAGAAGGGGATTCCATGGTGTCATGGTTaacactctggactttgacttggcctgcaggtatccatcttgctgtcaagaattgtagcagatattttttacaggatttttggGGATTATACCCGCCATTTTCAAACCATctcagtttccgtagtgtagtggttatcacgttcgcctcacatgCGAAAGGTCCCCTGGTCGAAACTGggtggaaacatgtatgactttgcaataacattatttggacttggaaaaccactgcagtccttcttggtggacaggacaggaaggccgaccatctctttctcgcattgggtctcatgcagaaatgaatttttgttgcagttccacaactgaccaagagccagtcattctcctttcacctacactttaaaatgtacaactttgcaggaagaaaataaacatattaagTGCCTGAGTTGATGGCTGGTtgatggctggtttctcagccctggaaggagctggagaggtgaaataaccgtggatgagcgtctttggagtcccagagaccccgctggaggtcctctaaaaatcatgagaaccgggccaaggaccgggacttccagccgaccgagtccgagaaaggagcaccgttgtcggacactttttcgtcgatcaccggtcctcggctggaagtcccgacccgagcgatttagtggtcaaaactcgggccgaacgacgccgttctaccctccagaataatctaaactctctcgtggtGGTCTCGGACTCGTATTTCAAAacagacatgggagtttggcggaccgtGACCGGAAAAAAGTACTTATTTCcacgtccgaaaaggttcttccagaaagtggtttagagcacgtttcagagcatttggaacacaatgaaataggtttgtaggaaagtataaaaaaatgttattggctatatctggggaaccagccgagaatcgcgcggcTTCATCCACGTTCCCACCCCGCTGAGGCGGCGGAGAGCCAGCGGAGAATAGAGGGGCTTACATCCGCGTTCCCATCGCACTGAGACGGCTGAAAGCCGTGCCGCGTCTCCCCTCGTCCTGGAGAAAAACTCACCACAGCCAGCCCGGAACCACTTAGCCTCATGGCTTCAGCCCCAAGACACCACCTCcatcccggctcacctggagccacccaaagacccggctcaccgtccgaacccggggacccactcttaagcccccccccgaCCGTCCACGGGAGTGAAAGATCCAGCccgtggagctggaggaccatggccctggtaccctaaacacccagacgctactggtaccatggacagcactctgtcagatgctcaggctcatattgcttttcactcatgttgtGGTTTCAGGTTttctgttaggaccttcagtcaCCTTCTGCAAAGAAAATGATAAAATCGCTATCCTTGTTAGTATAGTGGTGTGGTGACCCACATATATGTACGGTGAGAGACATTCACCCAGGTACTGTGCCTTTAAGGTCTCGGGGGAAGAGTGATGGCGGGGTTACTTCCGTTTCCGGTTGGTGCGTTGTTGTTATTAGTCCGATCATGCATCTGTAATGTTTGGATGTGGGAGCATGCAGTAAACCGCGGTTAACGCGCCCGCTAATATATATATGCCGCGACAGTCAAACTGCCCGACTTTTGGCAGCAGAACCCCCGGCCGTGGTTTCAGCATATAGAAGCCCAGTTCCAGCTGAGGGGAATAACCCAGGATGTAACAAAATACTACCATGTGGTGTCGGCTTTGGACGctgcaacaacagcacgtgcaatgATGCTGCTGGAAGATCCACCCGAGCAGGGGAAGTACGAGGCTCTGAAGACGTTCCTGCTTAAATTATACGAACTGTCGGAGTTGGAGAAGGCGGACCGTTTGCTGTCTCTCAACGGCCTCGGTGATGGGAAACCATCAGAGCTGATGGAGAGGATGTTGGCTGTTCTGGGATCAGCTGACCCATCCTTCCTCTTCACACACCTTTTCCTGCGCCAGCTTCCGGGGCCAGTTCGCACAGCTCTGGCCAGTAACCCTCTCTCCTCCACCAAGGACTACCGCGGCTTGGCGGCAGAGGCGGACAGGGTTTTCCTGGCCAACAGGCAGCAGTTTATCCACGCACTGTTGCCGCAGCAGCACGCTTCAACACCATTTTCTCCCATGGAGGAGGACATGGACACCGCAGCGGCGGTGATGGGCCGCCGCCAGACCGACGACGGGCTCTGCTACTACCACGCCAGATTTGGAGCCAAGGCTAAACAGTGTCGCAAACCCTGCAGTTTCAAGCAGCCGGGAAACGCCAGGGCCGGCGCTCGTTAGCGGCCATGGGCGCCGGCCGCGACTGCAAGCTGCTGTTCATCTATGACTCTCTGTCTGGCCGGCGGCTGCTGGTAGATTCCGGCGCGCAACGCAGTATTCTACCAGCACAGGCCGTGGACACCGTGGCCGGCGGGCATGGGCCCCAGATGGACGCCGCTAACGGCACACCTATACGGACTTACGGCACCAGGTTCGTGGAGGTGTGTTTTGGCGGGCGGCGGTTCGGCTGGGACTTTGTGATGGCGGCTGTGTCCACGCCGCTCCTGGGCGCGGATTTTCTCTGCGCTTTCAACCTGCTGGTGGATGTTAAGAACTGTCGCCTGATTGACGCCCTGTCGTTTGCTTCCTACCCCTGCACGCTTGGAGGGGGCGGAGCACTCTGCCTGTCTAACATGCTCGCCACGGGAGACCCATACCAGCGCCTGCTCGCCAGTTTTCCAGACCTCACCACGCCCACGTTCTCGGCTGCAGTGGCTAAGCATGGCGTGGAGCACCATATCACCACCGTGGGCCCGCCGGTCTACGCCCGGGCCCGACGCCTCGACTCCGCCAAGCTGGCCATCGCCCGGGAGGAGTTCTCGACCATGGAACGCCTCGGCATTGTGCGGCGGTCGAACAGCCCGTGGGCGTCTCCCCTGCATATGGTAACTAAGGCTGGCGGTGGTTGGCGCCCCTGTGGCGATTTCCCGCCGGTTGAATAACGCCACGACCCCCGACCGGTACCCCGTCCCGCACATACAGGACTTCTCAGCCCATCTGGCGGGAGCCGTCGTTTTCTCCAAGGTGGACCTGGTGCGCGGATACCATCAGGTGCCAGTACATCCACAGGATATACCGAAGACGGCTGTCGTCACCCCCTTTGGCCTTTTTGAATTTTTGCGCATGCCTTTTGGCCTCCGGGGGGCGGCGCAGACGTTCCAGCGCTTAATGGACTCGGTGCTTCGGGACTtgccatttttgtttgtttttttggatgACATTTTAATAGCGAGCTCGTCCGTCGACCAACACATGGCGCACCTCCGCCAGCTGTTTGAACGGCTCAGTGAGCACGGGCTCATTGTCAACCCGGC encodes:
- the LOC133458841 gene encoding LOW QUALITY PROTEIN: uncharacterized protein K02A2.6-like (The sequence of the model RefSeq protein was modified relative to this genomic sequence to represent the inferred CDS: deleted 1 base in 1 codon), which translates into the protein MEETELTKEEPFRETLTVNGGAKTFELDTGCGVTVMNSEEFADLWEEEGVLSQYDRVFKEELGRLNEAPAKIYVDKEAAPRFFKPRTVPYAMRAKVEAEIERLVQQKIMQPVKYAEWAAPIVPVLKPDNSVRICGDYKLTVNRVSKLEQYPIPKVEDLFASLSGGQKFTKLDMSHAYHQIPLEEESKKYVTINTHKGLFTYNVLPFGVSSSPAIFQRTMEGVLQGIPKVAVFLDDILLTGRNDQEHLQTLEEVLKRLDQAGLRLRRNKCMFMSREVIFLGHKVDSTGLHPVHDKVAAIQDAPAPTSVTELKAYLGLLNYYTGFLPNLSTILAPVHKLLRKDTKWQWGKEQVDSFQHSKQLMQSAEVLVHYDPEKDLVLSCDASPHGVGAVLSHRMPNGTERPIGFVSCTLNSAERNYSQLDKEGLAVIFGVNRFHKYIFGRPFTIVTDHKPLLSLFDELKTVPQIVSPRIQRWAVTLMAYEYHIIYKAGKYHGNADALSRLPLPGNLGPSVPKERVLMLETSDITLVTAEQVRTWTTKDPVLSRVREMVQRGWLPEQEGSDFAPFTARKNELSVENGCVMWGARVVVPKKGQADLLRQLHQSHPGISRMKSLARSYVWWPKMDQDVENTVKACSVCQEYRNVPAVAPLHPWEWPDRPWQRVHVDYAGPFMGRMFFILIDAHSKWMEVYPVNSSTSTVTIECLLKCFSTHGLPEILVSDNATSFVSTEFKEFMMKNGISHVTSAPYHASTNGLAERAVQIFKRLMNMSAEGSLETRVSRALFSYRVTPQTTTGLSPAEMLLGRKLRCTLDLIHPDMACRVMNKQEKQKNVHDRRAKERGFKVGDSVQVINYSHGPKWVPGFIETVTGPVSYTVMLGDGEPAVLGSRAPDDQVRESIGPDGVEEGTAAAAGQPGTAAEPAETEALGVSQSGPENTGHIEAQFQLRGITQDVTKYYHVVSALDAATTARAMMLLEDPPEQGKYEALKTFLLKLYELSELEKADRLLSLNGLGDGKPSELMERMLAVLGSADPSFLFTHLFLRQLPGPVRTALASNPLSSTKDYRGLAAEADRVFLANRQQFIHALLPQQHASTPFSPMEEDMDTAAAVMGRRQTDDGLCYYHARFGAKAKQCRKPCSFKQPGNARAGAR